DNA sequence from the Corynebacterium freneyi genome:
CCGATTCCTCGGTGGCCGGCATCCGGATGATGTCGTGGTTCAGCAGCCCGAGATTGGGCACGCGCTCACGGACCCCGGGGTCGTTGCTGACGATGGCCAGGCGCACGGGAGCACACTCCGCTTCTTTTCGGTTCTTCTCGGATCTCCTACCGGGATCATCTTAACGGCCGCGCATTCTCGGCCCGACGCGCATGCGGTACTAATGGGGGGTGAGCATTTCTCGCCCGGTCACACGCATTTTCGCCGCCGTCGGCGCCGTCGCGCTGCTCGCCGTTGGCGCGGATTTCGGGCTCGCCATCCACGCGGAACGCAACCTGGCCAACCGGATCCGCGAGGAAATGAACCTGCCCGCCGACCCCTACGTCAGGCTGGGCGGCGCCGCCTACGCGTCGTCGTTCTTCACCGGCAAGTGGAGTTCCATCCAGGTCCGCGCCCGCGACCTGGAGATCGACAACTTCGGCCTGGTGTCCGTCGAATCCGGCGCCGTCGACGTCGAGGTGCCCCCGTCAGCGGTGTGGTCCGGCGATTTCAAGGACGGCTTCACCGAGCGCTACCACACGACGCTGCAGCTCGACGGCCTGTCGTTGGGCCGCCAGTTCGACTTCACCGACCTGGCCATCCAGAACCACGAGGACATCTCGCCCGCCGGCGGCTGGGAAACCGAGGCCATCTTCGAGGCCACTCCCCCGGGGTGGTCGGCGCCCGCGGAAGTCGTCGTCAAGCTGCGGATCGTGCGGGGCGACGCGAAGTTCATCCCCGTCGAGGTCATCTCGGGGCCCGAGGGACCGGATTCGAAGGACGTCCGTCGGGGCCGGGAGCTTTCCGACGACGCCATCGACGCGATCCTGCCCGCCTTCGAACTGGAGTTGACCGGGGCCGAACTGCCCCTGCGCCAGCGGCCCACCCGCATCTACGTCTCGGGCGGCTCCGTCTTCATCGAGGGCGACGAACTGTTCCGCACCGTCTCGCCCGAGGACTTCCTGCCCGTGGCCACGCACGACCCCGAACTCGGCGGGGAGACGGACCGGGGCGACGACTCTTCGCAGTAGTGTCGGAGGCATGAGCGACACCAACGAAAACACGGGAGACGTTCCCCGCCGCCTCGACGGCAACGAGGCAATCGACCGGGCCGCCGAGCAATCCGCGTCGACCGGCGGGCGCAACATCGCGGACCTGCCGGGACTGCCGATCGCGGAGAACACCGCGAACCTGCGCCACGGCCCCAACCTGCACGACGGCCTGCTGGCGCTGCTGCCGCTGGTCGGCGTGTGGCGCGGCGAAGGCCAGGCCGACACCGTCGTCGACGGCCAGTACCGCTTCGGCCAGCAGATCATCTTCAGCCACGACGGCGAGAACTACCTCAGCTACGACTCGCGGTTCTGGAAGATCGACGAGGACGACAACGTCATCGGCCCCGACCTGCGCGAGACCGGTTTCTGGCGCATCAACGACGACGACGAGATCGAGTTCCTGTGCACCCACTCGACCGGCGTCGTGGAGATCTACTACGGCAAGCCGGTCACCGAACGCGCGTGGGAGGTCCAGGCGGCGTCGACGATGGTCACCGCCACCGGACCGGCGTCGCTGGGCCCGGGCAAGCGCCTGTACGGCCTGATGCCGAACAACGACCTCGGGTGGGTCGACGAGCGCCTGCGCGGCGATGAGTTCATCCCGCGCATGTCCGCCCAGCTGAAGCGCTGGGCCGGTTAACGCGCGAGGGCTTCGTCGCAGAGCTCCCTGAACTCGGCTTCCGCTTCCGGGCCGGGCGCGGGGAGCTCTTCGCCGTCGAGGGAGGTCACGCGCACCGCGATGCGAACGGAGGAGACCAGCCACACCGCGTCGGCGGTGCGCAGGTCTTCCGGCGTGAGCTGCGACGGCACGCACTCCCAGCCCTTTTCGGCGGCGAGATCGAACAGCGCGGCCTGGGTCGTGCCGGGCAGCACGCCTTCGCCGGGGTTCGGGGTGAGCAGCCGGCGGCCGCGGACGAGGATGATCGTCGACGTCGGCCCCTCCAGGAGGTTGCCCTCCGCCGAGGTGAAGATGACGTCGTCGAAGCCGTGCTCCTTCGCGTGGCGCAGGGCGGCCATGTTGGCGGCGTAGGACAGCGTCTTGGCGCCGATGAGCGCCCACGGGGCCCGGTTGCCCAGGTCGAGCTCGAAGCCGCGTTCGGCGAGCATGACCCGCACGCCGCGCTCGCGGGCTGCGGCGACGCCGGCGGCGGGGGTGACCATGATGTAGCCGGTCGGCAGGCCCGTGGATTCGCGGCCGCGGGAGTAGACCCACCGCATCGACGCATCGCCGTCGATCGCCCCGTCGTTCCATTCGGCGACGGCCAGCGCGGAGGCTTCGCGCCACCGGTCGAGGTCGGGGGCGGGCAGCTGCAGCATGTCGGCCGAGGACAGGAACCGGTCTTCGTGGCGGGCGACGTTGCAGGCGTGACCATCCCTGATCAACAGTGTTTCGAAGACGCCGTCGCCGCGGACGGCGCCGAGGTCATCCGGGTAGAGGAAGGGCGCCGAACCGTCGGCGACGCGGGGGGCGTCGCCGGAGAGGACGTCGACGAGGATGATGTCGCGATGCGGGGCTGTCATGCCCCATAGCTTATTCCCCGGGCGGCGCGTTACGATGGCCGACGTGACCATCGATGAGTTCAGTCCGATCGTTCATCACGTCGCCGGGGCGGTCGCCGTCCCGGACGGTGATCCCGGTGGGCGGGCGGGCGTCGCATGGCATTACGGCTCGCCTCTGGTCGAACAGCGGGCGATCGCCGACGGCGCCGCACTGGTGGATCGTTCCCACCTCCGCGTCATCCGGGTGTCCGGCCCGGATCGCCTGGAGTGGTTGAACACCCTTTTTTCCCAGAAGCTCGATGATGCGGGCGCCGGCGTCGCCACCGAGGCCCTCGACCTGGATCCGCAGGGGCGCGTCCTGCACCACATGGGCGTGTCGGTCCTGGAGGATTCCGTGCTTCTCGACGTCTCCCCGTTGGGCGCGGAGTCGCTGCACCGTTTCCTGACCATGATGATCTTCCGCTCCGACGTCACCGTCGAGTTCGCGGACCTGGCGATCGTGTCGGTGCTCGGCCCCGACGCCGGGAAGGTGCTCGCCGCCGCGGGTTTGCCGGACCCGGGCGCCGGTGCGGTGGCCGTGTCCGACGACGGAACCGTGGTGCGCGGCACGACGTGGCCGGCGACCGGTGCCCGCGACGTGTTCGTCGCCCGCGACGGGCTGACCGACGCCTGGGATCGCCTGGTTTCCGCCGGCGCGACGCCGACGGGCCTGATGGCGTGGGAGGCCGAACGCGTGGTGTCCCTGCACCCCGAGCCGGGCCTGGACATCGACGGGAAGATGATCCCCCACGAGGCCCCGACGTGGATCGGCCCCGCCGTGCACCTGGACAAGGGCTGCTACCGCGGCCAGGAAACCGTCTCCCGCGTCCACAACCTCGGTCGACCCCCGCGCACCCTGGTGCTGCTGCACGTCGACGGATCCGATTCCGCCCTCCCCGAGCCGGGTGACCCGGTGACCGCGGGCAAGCGCACCGTCGGCCGGGTGGGCACCGTCGTCGAGCACCACGAACTGGGCCCCGTCGCGCTGGCGCTGGTGAAGCGGTCCTCCCAGGAAGGCGTCGATCTCGCCGCGGGCGGCGTCGCGGTGGCCGTGGATCCGTCCACGGTGGATCGGGACGAATCGGTGCGGCCGGGACGGGCGGCCGTCGACAAGCTCCGGGGGCGCTGACGTCCGCGGCGTGGGCCGAAAATTCTCCATTTTCATCTAAATCGCAGGTCAACGGCCTGATTCAACCCCCGATCACGCGCCCCGTGGCGCGGTGTGGCGGATAGGCGTCAACGCTTCGTCCGCAGATGGGCTATGGTGTCACTCAGGAATTAACGCATTAGATGATGGAGGGGCGGCCGAATCCCCGTGCCGCGCCCCGGACCTAAACAAGGGGGTCAGGCCATGGGTCGCGGCCGTGCCAAGGCAAAGCAGGCGAAGGTTGCTCGTCAGCTGAAGTACGACACTCCGGATATGGATCTGGAGCGTCTCCAGCGGGAGCTCGTGGGCAAGTCGGATGATGACGGCGCCTACGATGACTACTCCGATTACTCCGACTGGGAGGATTGGAACAGCGGCGACGACCGCTGACGCACCCGGAGTTTCACCGACCGTGGTGAACATGCCGTGCACAGCGTGAAAAGAAGGGGGCGGGCCCCGGCCGATGTGGCCGAGCCCGCCCCCTTCTTTTGTGCCTCGTCCTTTTATTCCCCGTCGTACGGCGGCCCTGGCTAAAAGCGCGGGTGGTCGCCGCGCAGCACGGCGCGCTCGTCCTCGCCGGCGCGGACGACGCCGAGCTCCCAGGCGTCGATGTGGCGGGCGGTGAGCATGGCCAGGGCGCGGTCGCGGTCCTCCGGGGACACGACGGCGACCATGCCGACGCCCATGTTGAACGTCTTCTCCATCTCCTCGCGGGACACGCGGCCCAGCTCGGCGATGGTGCGGAAGATCGGGCCCGGGGTCCAGGTGGCGCGGTCCATGTCGGCGACCAGGCCCTCCGGCATGATGCGGGCCATGTTGCCGGCCAGCCCGCCGCCGGTGACGTGGCAGAAGGTGCGGACCTCCGCCTCCGCCATCAGCGCCAGGCAGTCCTTGGCGTAGATGCGGGTCGGCTCGAGCAGCTCCTCGCCGAGGGTGCGGCCGAAGTCCTCCATGTGCTCGTCGAGCGGCAGGCCGGCGTTGTCGAGCAGGACGTGGCGGGCCAGCGAGTAGCCGTTGGAGTGCAGGCCGGACGATGCCATGGCGATGATGACGTCGCCCTCGCGGACGCGGTCGGGGCCGAGGAGCTTGTCCTCCTCCACCACGCCGACGCCGGTGGCGGACACGTCGTACTCGTCGGGCTCCATGACGCCCGGATGCTCGGCGGTCTCGCCGCCCAACAGGGCGCAGCCCGCCTCGATGCAGCCTTCGGCGATGCCGGAGACGATCTGGGCGACGTGCTCCGGCACGACCTTGCCGATGGCGATGTAGTCCTGCAGGAACAACGGCTCGGCGCCGCAGACCACCAGGTCGTCGACGACCATGGCCACCAGGTCGCGGCCGATGGTGTCGTGCTTGTCCATCGCCTGCGCGACGGCCAGCTTCGTGCCGACGCCGTCGGACGCGGCGGCCAGCAGCGGCTTCTTGTAGTCGCCGAGGGCGAAGAGGCCGGCGAACCCGCCGAGCCCGCCGCGCACCTCGGGCCGCGTCGCCTTCTTGGCGATCGGGGCGAACAGCTCGACGGCGCGGTCGCCCGCCTCGATGTCCACGCCGGCCGCGGCGTAGGAGGCGCCGGTGTTCTGGTTGTCGGTCATGTCGGCTTCACGTCTCCCGGTGAGGTTCGTTGTCGGAAATGTTGTGTCGGATCCGCCGTCCAGCGTATCCGGCGCGGGTCAGGCCGGGGAGGCCTGCATCCGCGCGACGGCTTCGGCGTTGGCGTCCCCGGCGGGCAGGCCCAGCGGGTACACGCCGTCGAAGCAGGCGCGGCACAGGTCGGCGGGCGCCTGCTCGGACGCCTCGGTCATGCCCTCCACGGACACGAAGCCGAGGGTGTCGGCGCCGATGGCCGTGGCGATGCCCTGCACCAGGTCGCCCTCGGGCAGACCATTGGCGATGAGCTCGCCCGGCGAGGCGAAGTCGATGCCGTAGAAGCACGGCCACTTCACCGGCGGCGACGCGATGCGCACGTGCACCTCCGCCGCGCCGGCCTCCCGCAGCATGCGGATCAGCGCGCGCTGGGTGTTGCCGCGGACGATGGAGTCGTCGACGACGACCAGGCGCTTGCCGGCGATGACCTGCTTCAGAGGGTTGAGTTTGAGGCGAATGCCCAGCTGGCGAATGGTCTGCGACGGCTGGATGAAGGTGCGGCCGACGTAGGCGTTCTTGGTCAGGCCCTGGCCGAAGGGAATGCCCGACTCCTGGGCGTAGCCCACGGCGGCGGGGGTGCCGGAGTCCGGAACCGGGATGACCAGATCACCGTCCGCCGGGAACTCGCGCGCTAGCTGGCGGCCGAGCTCCAGGCGCACCGCGTTGACGGAGCGACCGCGGATGACGGAGTCGGGGCGCGCGAGGTAGACGTACTCGAAGACGCAGCCCTTGTGCTTGATTTCGGCGAAACGGCTGGACCGCACGCCGGAGGCATCGATGGCCACGAGCTCGCCCGGTTCGATCTCGCGCACGAACGAGGCGCCGACGATGTCGAGGGCGCAGGTCTCCGACGCGACGACCCAACCGTTGGACAGCCGGCCCAGCACCAGCGGGCGCACGCCCTGGCGGTCGCGTGCGGCGTACAGGGTTTCGCCGTCGGTGAAGGTCAGGCAGAACGCGCCCTCGAGCCGCGGCAGCAGACGCAGGGCCGCCGCCTCCACCGTCGTGCCGGTGTGCGCGGCGCCGTCGTCGGCGCGACGCTCGTCGGCGACCAGCCCGGTCTCGTGCGCCAGCAGGGCGCACATGATGTCGGAGTCGCTGGGCAGGTGGCCGGACAGGTCGACGAGGCCGTGCCCCGCGGCCTCCTCCGCCAACGCGACGTGGTTGATCAGATTGCCGTTGTGCCCCAGGGCGATGTCGGTGCCGTCCGGAGCCATGCGGAACATGGGCTGGGCGTTTTCCCACGACGGCGAACCGGCCGTGGTGTATCGAGTGTGCCCCACCGCGATGTGCCCCTTCAGCGCGTCGAGCGACTGCTCGTCGAAGACCTGGGACACCAGACCCAGATCCTTGAAGACGAGGATCTGGTCTCCGTCTCCCACCGCGATGCCGGCGGCCTCCTGGCCGCGGTGCTGCAGGGCGAACAGCCCGTAATAGGTGAGCTTGGAGACGTCCTCGCCGGGCGCCCAGACGCCGAACACTCCGCACTCTTCGCGGGGCGGCTGCTCCCCGAGATCGTCGAGCGGGGAGGCGGGTGACTGGGATGACGCCGGGACGGGGGAACCGTAGTTCAGGGTATCGGCCACGCCGCCCAGGATAGTCGCGCCGCCGGGGCGCAGACCAAACCGCCCCTTGCCGTTCACCCCAACCTGCACACGGGCAGATGCGCGGCCAGCTCGCCCGCGCGGGTGCCCGACACGTCCATCGACTCGCCGGGCTCCTCCCCCTCACGCTCGCGCGCCTCGTCGAATCCGACCAGGCCGGCGGCGATGCGCAGCCACGTCCGGGGCGTCATCTCGACGACGTTGGGCGGGGTGCCTCGGGTGTGCCGGGGCCCTTCGATGCACTGAACCGCCACGAACGGGGGCACGCGCAGTTCCACGCTGTGCCCGGGGGCCTCTTCGGCGAGCATCCGGGCGGACAGCCGAACGGCCTTGGCCAGCTCCGCCCGCCCCGGGCGCGTGGCCGACTGGCCGTCGTCAAGCAACCACTCCCCCACCGCCGCCATGGCGGCCCTCAATTCGATCGGGTCGACCTTCTTTGCCATGCCCGCATTATTGTGGATGTCATGCCTTCGTCTTCGGTGACCCTCCGTTTCCTCGCCGCCCCCACGGACGTGCTCATGGCCGGCTCCAACAGCGTCCACGGCGGCCGCGTGCTGCAGTGGATCGACAAGGCGGCCTACGCCTGCGCGACCGGCTGGTCGGGGCAGTACTGCGTGACCGCGTATTTCGGCCACATCCACTTCGACCGTCCGATCCCGTCCGGCCACATCGTGGAGGTCCGGTCGAAGATCGCGTACACCGGCCGCACGTCGATGCACATCATTAACGAGGTACTGTCGCGCGACCCCCGCGAGGGCGAGTTCACCCGCGCCGCGGATTGCCTGGTCATTTTCGTGGCCATGGACGAAAACCGGAAGCCGACCCCGGTGCCGCCGTGGGAGCCGCAGACGGACGAGGAGAAGCGCACCCGGGAAGCCGCGTTGTCCCGCTTCGAGCTGCGCCGCGACATCGAGGCCGCCATGCGCGCGCAGACGTACACCTCCGAGTCTTCGGCCCCGGAGCTGGTGACGCGTTTCCTGGCCAAGCCGTCCGACGTCAACTGGGGCGGCAACGTACACGGCGGCACGGCGATGGAGTGGATCGACGAGGCTGCGTCGGCGTGCTCCATGAATTGGGCGGGGCGGCAGACCATCGCGGTGTACGCGGGCGGCGTTCGGTTCTACAAGCCGATCCACATCGGCGACCTGGTGGAGGTCCGGGCCCGTATTCTGCGCACGGGCACGACGTCGATGCACATGAGCGTCCACGTCCATTCGGGTGAACCCCGCAAGGGGCGCGGCGGGCTGCAGTTGGCGCTGCATTCGTCGATGACGTACGTGGCCATCGACGATGATTTCAAGCCGCAGCCGGTGCCGCATTTCCAGCCGACGACGGACGAGGACAAGCGCCTGTACGCTCACGATCTGGCGTTGAAGGAGCTGCGCAGCAAGTACAAGCCGATGCCGCTGGTCGGTTCCCGGGACAGCGAGTAGGTCCGGGCGTTTTTGGCTTGACGACGGCCCGCGTGGTGGTCCGTGAGCCGGGGGTCACATGTCGTCGAGGAGCTTCCGGACGCGTCCGTCGATGTCGTCGCGGATGAGGTTCATGCGCTCCTCCCCCTCGATGCCGCGGAGGCTGGGTTCGTCGACTTCCCAGCGTTCGACGTCGGTCTTCATGCCGTCGCGGGCCGGGATGTCCGCGCCGCCGACGATGATGACGCGGTCGGCGCCGCGCATGACGGCGTCGTCGATGGCGGTGGGCGTGCCGCAGGTCATGTCGGCCCCGATTTCGGCGACGGAGGCTGCGGAGTCCGCGTTGATCGTCGAGGCGGGCGTGAGGCCGGCGGAGCGCACGTCGATGTCGCGGCCGGCTTCGTCGGCGCGCAGGCGCATGATGGCTTCGGCCATCTGGGATTTGCCGCCGTTGGTGTTGCACAGGAAGTAGACGGTGGGTTTGTCGGACATCGTCGCGTCGCTTTCTTAGGTGGGGCGTGGGGTGGCGCCGGGGCCGCGGTCGCGACCAGGATACGTGCGGGGGCGGATCGTCGAACGTTTCTTTTTTGGCCGGATGGTTTTGCTTGACGACGGCGGCGGGTACGCATGCGCCCTGATGCACATGTGAACGGTGGGGCGAAACGAACCCGAATCGTTACCCAATGTTCGAAGGAATCGACTCGAACACTTGTATGATGAATGGTGACGGCGGGGCCGGGGAAGGCCACCGCATCGGGGCAGATCAGCAGCAGCGATCACGCGACACAGGCACTTTCGACACGCGCATCCAGCGCCGGGGGAATCGACATGGCATTCGACCATGACGCAACCAACAACCACCACCATCACGATCACGATCATCACGACACCGAGCCGCCACCTGCGCGGAAGCGGTGGGCCACCGAACGCGATGAGCCGGTGAGCAACCTCGCCCGGCGGCGCAACCTCGTCGACATCGACATCTGCCTTGCAGTTACCCCCGATGGTGACGACGACGTCGACTCCCACCTCGCCTGCGTGGCCACGCGCCTGGGACTGTCACGTGGCAAAGCCGCCCGATACTGCGACGTCGGGGTGATGCTGCGCCGCATGCCCAAAGTGTTGGGCGTATGCCGGTCGGGGGCGTGGCCGCATGAACGCCTGGCCACGATTGCCGCGGCCATTGCCGCGGTATCCGACGACAATCTCGCCGCGGTGGAAGACAAGTTCGTCGCCTACCTGTGTCCGAGGAAGGACTTCCAGGCCCTGCCCGGACCGAGGGTCTTCGCCCGGGAGTTGCGCCGCATCGTCGAAGCCATCGAACCGGTGTCGACCCCACCCGACGATGAACCGAGGCCGATTGTCGGCGAGTCGTACGCGGTCGACAATGAGGGAGCTGGTGATTTCGGGCAGTTGATCGTGGTGTTGCGCAAAGACCGCCTCGCCGAGTTCGACGCCACCGTGCGGGCAATCCGGGACGCGAAGGCCAACGACGGCAACGACGGCAACGAGTGTTCTTTGCCCGATGCTCTTATGGCGTTGTGTCGCGGTGGCGGTGAGGGGGTGTCGGTGACGATGAACGTCTACGTCGACGGCACCAACACCACCGGCACCAGCACTACCGGCGCCGCCAACACCACCGGCACTGCTGATGAGTCCGATGTGCAGGTCTGGCTCGATGGTGCCGGCTGGTTGCCGAAGTACCTGACCAAGGCGTGGCTGTCCCGGGCGGCGACTGTTCGGTTGTCGTCGGACTCGGTCACCGGTGGGTATGTGCCCACCGACGCACAAAAAGCGCGGGTACGCGGCCGTGATGGTCAGTGTCGGTTCCCGGGGTGTGATGTGCCGGCGCATCGATGTCAGATCGACCATGTCATCGACTACGACCCCACCCACACCACCAGTGACGGTGACGGTGGCGGCAGTGGTTATGGGTTGGGGGTGACGGCGACGTGGAATCTGCAGTGCTTGTGCCAGCGCCACCACAACCTGAAGACCTCGAAGCATTGGCGCGCGGTGATGCATGCCGATGGGTCGGTGACATGGATCGACCATGCCGGACACGTGTTTGCCACCACGGTGGCCCACGGGCCGATTGCCCATATCGGCCGACAGACGTTTTCCCAGCGGGCCACCCGTCGGGCGTCGACGATTCACGGGGATAATCTGCGGCGGATGAAAGCCGAAGCCGACAGACAGGCGGCGATGGAGCAGGCCGATATCGATGCCGCACTGCGCACACACGCCCGTCAAACCAGACGGTACGAGGAGGAGTTGGCTGATTTCGTTGCCGGGCCGCTCAACTCCGATGACCCGGATGTGCGGCAACAGGCCGGTGGGTTGGTGGTCGCGGCTGATGATGGGTGGCCGTGTGTCGATGATGAGTTGTGGTCGCGGCAGCAGGTCTCGGCGCGGGTGGCCAGGCGTAGGCGTGAGCAGGGGTCTGGGTGGTGTCGGGCTGATGTGGATGCCCACCGCGTGCCGCAGCCGCCGAAGCCGCTGGGGCCGCGACCCGGAATTCCCTTCTGACGCATCCCCGTTCTAGGACAACACCTCCTGAGGACAACACCGTTCGAGGACAACCCGTTCTGGGGCAGCCCTTCCATCGCAGCCAGTTCTGAGGAAAACCCCTCCAGGACATTGCGCTTCAAAGCCAGCCGGCTTCGAGGACATCCCACGCCAATGACAACAGGAAGATGCCACCAGATTCTCGGGCCACCCTCTCGCCACATGCATAGGCGACATATATAGTCGCCCTATGCAAAAAGATGATGCGACCCGACTGGCGAACGATCTCGTCTGGGCAAGCAGCCGATTCGCTCGCGCCGCGTATCAGTCCACGCAGGTCGAACTGTCCTACGTTTCCCTCCGCGCTCTCGCCGCACTCTCCCGCGAGCCGGGGCTTCGCGTCGGCGAACTCGCCCGTCGCGAGGGCATCACGCAGCCGTCGATGAGCCAAGCAATCAAGAAACTCGTCGACGCCAACCTGGTCACCCGCCACCCATCACCATCGGACGCACGCGCCTCCGATCTGATGATCACCGACCATGGCCGCGAAGTTCTCGTGCAGTACCGCGCGGATTCCGCCGCAAACATCCTGCCCATCTTCGACACCTTCACGGACGAAGATCTCGCCGCACTCACCCGCGCCACCGAACTCATGCACCACCTGGCCGAGGAGCTCGGCCAAAACCGATAGACCCGTACGTCCGCACCACGCAGAGGAGGAAATCCTTGGCATCCGACGCCGATACGCAATCAATGCTCAAGCAACCCATCGCAGTCTGGGCCCTCGCATTCGCCTGCGCGGTCTCGTTCATGGGCATCGGACTCGTGGACCCGATCCTTCCCGCGATCAGCCGCGAACTCGAAGCGTCACCGACCCAGACGATGCTGCTGTTCACCAGCTATCTGCTCATCACCGCGTTGGCGATGTTCTTCAGCGCCGCCATTTCGTCAAAAATCGGCGTGAAAGTCACGCTCTTGACCGGCTTGGCCCTCATCGTGCTCTTCGCCTTCCTCTCCGGAGCCGCGAATTCCGTCGACACGATCATTGGATTCCGGGCCGGCTGGGGCCTGGGAAACGCGCTGTTCATTTCAACTGCCCTCGCCGCAATCGTCGGCGCCGCCGCGGGCAGCGCCGGGCAGGCCATCATTCTTTACGAGGCCGCCATGGGCATCGGCCTCGCCGTCGGCCCGCTCGCAGGCGGACTGCTCGGCTCCATCTCCTGGCGCGCACCCTTCTACGGCACCGCGGTGCTCATGACCATCGGCTTCCTCGCAATCGCAACGCTGCTGAAGCTCGGGCCGAAGAAGCCGGAACCCGTTGCATTCGACGCGGGCCTCGTCGCGTTGAAGGAACCGACGCTACTCACATTGGGAGCCGTCGCGTTCTTCTACAATTTCGGTTTCTTCACCCTGCTCGCCTACTCCCCTTACCCGATCGACCAAGCCGCCGCCGCGGCAGGCAATAATTTC
Encoded proteins:
- a CDS encoding MarR family winged helix-turn-helix transcriptional regulator; the encoded protein is MQKDDATRLANDLVWASSRFARAAYQSTQVELSYVSLRALAALSREPGLRVGELARREGITQPSMSQAIKKLVDANLVTRHPSPSDARASDLMITDHGREVLVQYRADSAANILPIFDTFTDEDLAALTRATELMHHLAEELGQNR
- a CDS encoding MFS transporter, with translation MASDADTQSMLKQPIAVWALAFACAVSFMGIGLVDPILPAISRELEASPTQTMLLFTSYLLITALAMFFSAAISSKIGVKVTLLTGLALIVLFAFLSGAANSVDTIIGFRAGWGLGNALFISTALAAIVGAAAGSAGQAIILYEAAMGIGLAVGPLAGGLLGSISWRAPFYGTAVLMTIGFLAIATLLKLGPKKPEPVAFDAGLVALKEPTLLTLGAVAFFYNFGFFTLLAYSPYPIDQAAAAAGNNFGAIELGFVFFGWGLTLAISSVFLAPRLTQSFGLFPVLIAILSGFGILLAALGFGAENLIAVIVLVIVAGVFIGVFNTVLTEAVMEATDLPRGVASSTYSGLRFLGGAIAPAVSGPLAATFGAGVPYWFGAASLVLSLGILLTGKRHLGRIL
- a CDS encoding HNH endonuclease signature motif containing protein, with product MAFDHDATNNHHHHDHDHHDTEPPPARKRWATERDEPVSNLARRRNLVDIDICLAVTPDGDDDVDSHLACVATRLGLSRGKAARYCDVGVMLRRMPKVLGVCRSGAWPHERLATIAAAIAAVSDDNLAAVEDKFVAYLCPRKDFQALPGPRVFARELRRIVEAIEPVSTPPDDEPRPIVGESYAVDNEGAGDFGQLIVVLRKDRLAEFDATVRAIRDAKANDGNDGNECSLPDALMALCRGGGEGVSVTMNVYVDGTNTTGTSTTGAANTTGTADESDVQVWLDGAGWLPKYLTKAWLSRAATVRLSSDSVTGGYVPTDAQKARVRGRDGQCRFPGCDVPAHRCQIDHVIDYDPTHTTSDGDGGGSGYGLGVTATWNLQCLCQRHHNLKTSKHWRAVMHADGSVTWIDHAGHVFATTVAHGPIAHIGRQTFSQRATRRASTIHGDNLRRMKAEADRQAAMEQADIDAALRTHARQTRRYEEELADFVAGPLNSDDPDVRQQAGGLVVAADDGWPCVDDELWSRQQVSARVARRRREQGSGWCRADVDAHRVPQPPKPLGPRPGIPF